The following coding sequences lie in one Takifugu rubripes chromosome 8, fTakRub1.2, whole genome shotgun sequence genomic window:
- the LOC115250859 gene encoding mucin-5AC-like has protein sequence STSTSPSTTSATTSSPTTSATTSQTSSSTTSPSTTSATTSSPTTSATTSQTSSSTTSPSTPSATTSSPTTSATTSQTSSSTSTSPSTTSATTSSPTTSATTSQTSSSTTSPSTTSATTSSPTTSATTSQTSSSTSTSPSTTSATTSSPTTSATTSQTSSSTTSPSTPSATTSSPTTSATTSQTSSSTSSPTTSATTSQTSSSTTSPSTTSATTSSPTTSATSSQTSSSTSTSPSTTSATTSSPTTSATTSQTSSSTTSPSTTSATTSSPTTSATTSQTSSSTSTSPSTTSATTSSPTTSATTSQTSSSTTSPSTTSATTSSPTTSATTSQTSSSTTSPSTTSATTSSPTTSATSSQTSSSTSTSPSTTSATTSSPTTSATTSQTSSSTTSPSTTSATTSSPTTSATTSQTSSSTTSPSTPSATTSSPTTSATTSQTSSSTSTSPSSTTSPSTTSATTSSPTTSATTSQTSSSTTSPFTTSATTSSPTTSATTSQTSSSTSTSPSTTSATTSSPTTSATTSQTSSSTTSPSTTSATTSSPTTSATTSQTSSSTTSPSTPSATTSSPTTSTASPSTTSATTSSPTTSATTSQTSSSTSTSPSTTSATTSSPSTSATSSQTSSSTSTSPSTTSATTSPSTTSASTSSPTTSATTSQTSSSTTSPSTTSATTSSPTTSATTSQTSSSTTSPSTSSATTSSPTTSATTSQTSSSTTTSPSTTSATTSSPTTSATSSQTSSSTASPSTTSATTSSPTTSATSSQTSSSTTSPSTTSATTSSPTTSATTSQTSSSTTQNHSNIKFNNQQSPSTNFCYYIITNHISNNQSNLKFNIQVQSTTSATTSSPHISTSPSAITIQTSSSTSTSPFTTSATYIVTIHISNQQSNIKFNSKSIHNSATTSTPTSATTSQTSSSTASPSTTSATTSSPTTSATTSQTSSSTSTSPSTTSATTSSLTTSATTSQTSSSTASPSTTSATTSTPTSATTSQTSSSTASPSTTSATTSSPTTAAITIQTSSSTSTSPSTTSATTSSPSTSATSSQTSSSTASPSTTSATTSTPTSATSSQTSSSTSTSPSTTSATTSSLTTSATSSQTSSSTTKSPSTTSATTSSPTTSATTSQTSSSTASPSTTSATTSSPTTSATTSQTSSSTSTSPSTTSATTSSLTTSATTSQTSSS, from the exons tcaacatcaacaagtccatccacaacttctgcaactacatcgtcaccaaccacatctgcaacaaccagtcaaacatcaagttcaacaacaagtccatccacaacttctgcaactacatcatcaccaaccacatcagcaacaaccagtcaaacatcaagttcaacaacaagtccatccacaccttctgcaactacatcatcaccaaccacgtcagcaacaaccagtcaaacatcaagttcaacatcaacaagtccatccacaacttctgcaactacatcgtcaccaaccacatcagcaacaaccagtcaaacatcaagttcaacaacaagtccatccacaacttctgcaactacatcatcaccaaccacatcagcaacaaccagtcaaacatcaagttcaacatcaacaagtccatccacaacttctgcgactacatcatcaccaaccacatcagcaacaaccagtcaaacatcaagttcaacaacaagtccatccacaccttctgcaactacatcatcaccaaccacatcagcaacaaccagtcaaacatcaagttcaaca tcatcaccaaccacatcagcaacaaccagtcaaacatcaagttcaacaacaagtccatccacaacttctgcgactacatcgtcaccaacaacatcagcaacaagcagtcaaacatcaagttcaacatcaacaagtccatccacaacttctgcaactacatcatcaccaaccacatcagcaacaaccagtcaaacatctagttcaacaacaagtccatccacaacttctgcaactacatcatcaccaaccacatcagcaacaaccagtcaaacatcaagttcaacatcaacaagtccatccacaacttctgcaactacatcgtcaccaaccacatcagcaacaaccagtcaaacatcaagttcaacaacaagtccatccacaacttctgcaactacatcatcaccaaccacatcagcaacaaccagtcaaacatctagttcaacaacaagtccatccacaacttctgcaactacatcatcaccaaccacatcagcaacaagcagtcaaacatcaagttcaacatcaacaagtccatccacaacttctgcaactacatcgtcaccaaccacatctgcaacaaccagtcaaacatcaagttcaacaacaagtccatccacaacttctgcaactacatcatcaccaaccacatcagcaacaaccagtcaaacatcaagttcaacaacaagtccatccacaccttctgcaactacatcatcaccaaccacgtcagcaacaaccagtcaaacatcaagttcaacatcaacaagtcca agttcaacaacaagtccatccacaacttctgcaactacatcatcaccaaccacatcagcaacaaccagtcaaacatctagttcaacaacaagtccattcacaacttctgcaactacatcatcaccaaccacatcagcaacaaccagtcaaacatcaagttcaacatcaacaagtccatccacaacttctgcaactacatcgtcaccaaccacatctgcaacaaccagtcaaacatcaagttcaacaacaagtccatccacaacttctgcaactacatcatcaccaaccacatcagcaacaaccagtcaaacatcaagttcaacaacaagtccatccacaccttctgcaactacatcatcaccaaccac ttcaacagcaagtccatccacaacttctgcaactacatcatcaccaaccacatcagcaacaaccagtcaaacatcaagttcaacatcaacaagtccatccacaacttctgcaactacatcgtcaccatccacatcagcaacaagcagtcaaacatctagttcaacatcaacaagtccatccacaacttctgcaactacatc tccatccacaacttctgcaagcacatcgtcaccaaccacatcagcaacaaccagtcaaacatctagttcaacaacaagtccatccacaacttctgcgactacatcatcaccaaccacatcagcaacaaccagtcaaacatcaagttcaacaacaagtccatccacaagttctgcaactacatcgtcaccaacaacatcagcaacaaccagtcaaacatcaagttcaacgacaacaagtccatccacaacttctgcaactacatcgtcaccaacaacatcagcaacaagcagtcaaacatcaagttcaacagcaagtccatccacaacttctgcaactacatcatcaccaaccacatcagcaacaagcagtcaaacatctagttcaacaacaagtccatccacaacttctgcgactacatcatcaccaaccacatcagcaacaaccagtcaaacatctagttcaacaaca CAAAACCactcaaacatcaagttcaacaatcAACAGAGTCCATCCACAAACTTCTGctactacatcatcaccaaccacatcagcaacaaccagtcaaacctCAAGTTCAACATACAAGTCcaatccacaacttctgcaactacatcgtcaccacaCATCAGCACAAGCC catcagcaataaccattcaaacatctagttcaacatcaacaagtccattcacaacttctgcaacttaCATCGTCACCATCCACATCAGCAAccagcagtcaaacatcaagttcaacagcaagtccatccacaattctgcaactacatcgacaccaacatcagcaacaaccagtcaaacatcaagttcaacagcaagtccatccacaacttctgcaactacatcatcaccaaccacatcagcaacaaccagtcaaacatctagttcaacatccacaagtccatccacaacttctgcaactacatcatcactaaccacatcagcaacaaccagtcaaacatcaagttcaacagcaagtccatccacaacttctgcaactacatcgacaccaacatcagcaacaaccagtcaaacatcaagttcaacagcaagtccatccacaacttctgcaactacatcgtcaccaacaacagcagcaataaccattcaaacatctagttcaacatccacaagtccatccacaacttctgcaactacatcgtcaccatccacatcagcaacaagcagtcaaacatcaagttcaacagcaagtccatccacaacttctgcaactacatcgacaccaacatcagcaacaagcagtcaaacatctagctcaacatccacaagtccatccacaacttctgcaactacatcatcactaaccacatcagcaacaagcagtcaaacatcaagttcaacaacaaaaagtccatccacaacttctgcaactacatcatcaccaaccacatcagcaacaaccagtcaaacatcaagttcaacagcaagtccatccacaacttctgcaactacatcatcaccaaccacatcagcaacaaccagtcaaacatctagttcaacatccacaagtccatccacaacttctgcaactacatcatcactaaccacatcagcaacaaccagtcaaacatctagttca